The following proteins are co-located in the Haloprofundus halophilus genome:
- a CDS encoding conjugal transfer protein, whose product MTREYIRVTPTSETVHTSTIPTAIESLHKLTAEQSSLTQRLNPLHSNPPPTFEFLVVSEGAEEPVEFYYGAEKHLETLEERLTRIYPSSFDISRESFNLESKFLTDEVTEEELSPRGVQWNGSSVRRKDWMMLLTRGDRESSLSDDGPSLPLVSLIDELSDIEAPVVFQVLFQRKPDWSSAAESRKLDLRNQTDTLIDKAVSTVFIDTRSLAEKEQSLSDNTRQRLDEIRAKNPKRTFTVNLQAVAVPPADTDEATVDAQLDDLMTVFDSIGGDFYEVERERLRDNGRRETTKRNHALDTLDRLLDRELITGRGRTTPDFVCNGHELTQFITIPSGSELSVEGSRRTRSEQESQDSLPLPHHDHMSSLREGMEIGYAIDENGIPEDESVCIPTSSLVTHYLRAATTGGGKSKALLNDILSAYANTDGPVIVLDHKGDGLTENYMRAHGRRFGMEDLEENVLRFTLPDILPGFSFFDLRPALSRGVRRTDAVKRKADQYRQILELVMGKDRFRRAITSPILIESLIKALFDEEYGRENGSYRESTDFFGHEQLEHASDQLAAAGPPNPDEAVLPKTTDVAAQRALRRRVNTDAQSFSATLDGLNNRLAYISLDGNLQRIFDNTAQQLDLREVLDSNQIILFDLGGLSDEAAKLLTGLILAMLEDALRTHEDDLTQRPNDYVVNLMIDEAASVAASDVLNNMLEKGRSFRLSVGLAMQFPEQMQTEGGRRLYLNLLNNIGTLLVGKIKVDRELANAMAHEELDPEAFANRIGSLPRGEWIAQLPSPTFGETGPYPFNVKPLPIPAGHPESESPLTAFEEQRFQDALSRVHERTQQEFGVPRDNSQPTATTPDELGELLDVTTDDLDVAIAKTVRSVQLREGVRKDNEWVSVETVDEALRALYERVEAEPPAYEELTEIRKRSRLLDTAVDIEADELIIRLTEAGETAAEPDTGDVQSAGGGDHDDALLEIEQALSPLGFTVSILTQDGSEKPDARATHPDLEAPFAIEVETTTPENPAKVLTNLQKAQAESAVPLFVVRPGETETYWAKRIETILSPPVRELANGETRFYTHDSPLTFNGGATEQGGVTAVRPASGDDDFKRSVWVKDGDKIVLRDGSGTEHLRVSEWDKVTKDRVPATYSYDHPVEEYLVYERGEVHVYESKAALETDWVTIKRPFIPAAELTNPTYGTDSYAIVILREDGEPVAYRDGSTKPLETLLSTSFGSEAEIQTAASEGSDDVAYPDIEAGWRDDPNVVAEQFAKECLVVDEGNEVKSAAVYERYKTWAENHSATVDSRSWFGRRLSNQIEFERETKHPDGESTVYYLGIALRDLEEIR is encoded by the coding sequence CTCGAATCGAAATTCCTCACAGACGAGGTAACTGAGGAGGAGTTGTCGCCACGAGGAGTGCAGTGGAATGGTTCGAGCGTTCGCCGCAAGGATTGGATGATGCTGCTCACTCGAGGTGACAGAGAGTCATCGCTCTCTGACGATGGACCCTCGCTTCCACTTGTCTCGCTCATCGATGAACTCTCCGACATTGAGGCTCCGGTCGTCTTTCAAGTGCTCTTCCAGCGGAAGCCTGATTGGTCGTCTGCGGCTGAGAGCCGCAAGCTCGACCTCCGGAACCAGACGGACACACTCATCGACAAAGCCGTCAGCACCGTCTTCATTGACACGCGAAGCCTCGCCGAGAAAGAACAGTCTCTCAGCGACAATACGAGGCAACGTCTCGACGAAATCCGCGCGAAGAATCCGAAACGAACGTTCACCGTTAACCTCCAGGCGGTCGCTGTTCCACCGGCCGATACTGACGAGGCGACGGTTGACGCACAACTCGATGATTTGATGACCGTCTTTGACTCTATTGGTGGAGACTTTTACGAAGTCGAGCGTGAACGGCTTCGGGACAATGGTCGTCGTGAAACCACAAAACGAAACCACGCACTCGATACTCTGGACCGACTGCTCGATCGAGAGCTCATTACGGGCCGGGGTCGAACGACACCAGATTTCGTTTGTAATGGGCACGAACTCACGCAATTCATCACTATTCCCTCGGGGAGTGAACTCAGCGTTGAGGGATCACGCCGAACGCGCTCCGAACAAGAGAGTCAGGATTCACTTCCCCTGCCTCACCACGACCACATGTCGAGTCTTCGCGAGGGCATGGAGATTGGCTATGCCATCGATGAGAACGGCATTCCCGAAGACGAGTCGGTGTGTATACCAACATCGTCATTGGTCACACACTACCTCCGGGCGGCAACAACGGGTGGCGGGAAGTCGAAGGCACTTCTCAACGATATTCTCTCGGCGTACGCCAATACCGATGGGCCAGTTATTGTGCTTGACCACAAGGGCGACGGCCTCACAGAGAATTACATGCGTGCACACGGTCGCCGCTTCGGGATGGAAGATCTCGAAGAGAACGTGCTGCGCTTCACGCTTCCCGATATCCTGCCTGGATTCTCCTTTTTTGACCTTCGTCCAGCACTCTCGCGTGGCGTTCGGCGGACGGATGCTGTCAAGCGCAAAGCCGACCAGTACAGACAAATCCTCGAACTCGTCATGGGGAAGGACCGCTTTCGACGCGCAATCACCTCTCCGATTCTCATTGAGTCGCTCATCAAGGCGCTGTTCGACGAGGAGTACGGCCGTGAAAACGGGAGCTACCGAGAAAGCACCGACTTCTTCGGACACGAACAACTCGAGCACGCTTCTGATCAACTTGCGGCCGCCGGTCCGCCTAACCCAGATGAAGCAGTCTTACCGAAGACGACTGATGTCGCTGCCCAGCGCGCACTCCGTCGGCGGGTCAACACCGACGCACAGTCGTTCTCAGCAACGCTTGACGGGCTTAACAACCGTCTTGCATACATTTCGCTGGACGGTAATCTCCAACGAATATTCGACAACACTGCTCAGCAGCTCGATCTGCGAGAGGTCCTCGACAGCAACCAAATTATCCTGTTCGACCTCGGGGGATTGAGTGACGAGGCGGCGAAACTGCTGACCGGACTCATCCTCGCGATGCTCGAAGACGCCCTGCGGACGCACGAGGACGACCTGACCCAGCGCCCTAACGACTACGTGGTTAACCTCATGATCGACGAGGCCGCGTCTGTGGCCGCCTCTGACGTCCTCAACAATATGCTTGAGAAAGGACGGAGCTTCCGACTCTCGGTGGGACTGGCGATGCAGTTCCCCGAGCAGATGCAAACCGAGGGTGGGAGACGCCTCTACCTCAATCTGCTCAACAATATCGGGACGTTGCTCGTTGGGAAAATCAAGGTCGACCGCGAGTTGGCCAACGCGATGGCCCACGAGGAGTTGGACCCCGAAGCGTTCGCCAATCGGATTGGGTCGTTACCTCGGGGTGAATGGATTGCCCAACTCCCGAGTCCGACGTTTGGTGAAACGGGGCCGTACCCGTTCAACGTCAAACCACTCCCAATCCCAGCAGGCCACCCAGAGAGCGAGTCGCCACTGACGGCGTTCGAAGAACAGCGGTTCCAAGACGCCCTGTCTCGCGTACACGAGCGGACACAGCAGGAGTTCGGCGTCCCCCGAGACAACAGTCAGCCGACAGCGACAACGCCAGATGAACTTGGAGAGTTACTCGATGTCACTACTGATGATCTGGACGTCGCCATCGCGAAGACCGTCCGAAGTGTGCAACTCCGTGAAGGCGTTCGCAAAGACAACGAGTGGGTGAGTGTCGAGACCGTCGATGAGGCGCTCCGAGCGTTGTACGAGCGTGTCGAGGCTGAGCCACCGGCCTACGAGGAACTCACCGAGATTCGTAAACGGTCGCGACTGCTCGATACCGCGGTCGATATCGAGGCCGACGAACTCATCATCCGACTCACGGAGGCGGGTGAAACAGCAGCCGAACCCGACACAGGCGACGTGCAGTCCGCCGGTGGGGGCGACCACGATGATGCACTCTTGGAGATTGAACAAGCGCTATCACCGCTGGGATTCACCGTCTCGATTCTCACGCAAGACGGGAGTGAGAAACCGGACGCGAGAGCGACCCATCCGGACCTCGAAGCGCCGTTCGCAATCGAAGTCGAGACGACGACGCCAGAAAACCCAGCGAAGGTCCTCACGAACCTCCAGAAGGCTCAAGCGGAGAGTGCAGTTCCGCTCTTTGTCGTCCGACCCGGTGAGACAGAAACCTACTGGGCAAAACGAATTGAGACCATCCTCTCACCTCCGGTTCGTGAACTCGCGAACGGCGAGACGCGGTTCTATACGCACGATTCGCCGTTGACGTTCAATGGCGGAGCAACCGAACAGGGTGGCGTGACGGCCGTCCGACCAGCAAGCGGAGACGACGACTTTAAGCGTTCTGTGTGGGTGAAGGATGGAGACAAGATTGTCCTTCGCGATGGAAGTGGCACAGAACATCTTCGTGTCTCTGAGTGGGACAAAGTCACCAAAGATCGTGTACCAGCAACTTACAGTTACGACCACCCAGTGGAGGAGTATCTCGTCTATGAGCGTGGGGAGGTTCACGTCTATGAGTCGAAGGCGGCACTTGAGACCGACTGGGTGACAATCAAACGGCCGTTTATCCCAGCAGCGGAGTTGACGAACCCAACATACGGCACAGACAGCTATGCAATCGTCATTCTCCGTGAGGACGGTGAGCCGGTCGCCTATAGGGACGGTTCCACGAAGCCACTCGAAACACTCCTCAGTACATCGTTTGGCTCTGAGGCCGAGATACAGACAGCTGCATCCGAGGGAAGCGACGATGTAGCTTACCCTGATATCGAGGCGGGCTGGAGAGACGATCCGAACGTCGTCGCCGAACAGTTTGCCAAGGAGTGTTTGGTGGTCGATGAGGGGAACGAAGTCAAATCAGCAGCGGTCTATGAACGGTACAAAACGTGGGCTGAGAATCATAGTGCAACTGTCGATTCGAGGAGTTGGTTTGGCCGTCGCCTCAGTAATCAGATAGAATTTGAACGGGAGACGAAGCACCCAGATGGAGAGTCCACAGTCTACTATCTGGGCATTGCACTCCGTGATTTGGAGGAAATCAGATGA